From Natator depressus isolate rNatDep1 chromosome 7, rNatDep2.hap1, whole genome shotgun sequence, the proteins below share one genomic window:
- the MRPL49 gene encoding large ribosomal subunit protein mL49 isoform X2: MAATVALAGLRRRPGSVWGAGARRLLQNPSRDKTETHHPHYPGIVESTEEYKFVERLIPPTRIPAPPKHAQYPTPSGWRAPSDTPPALPYFVRRSRMHNVPVYKDITSGNRRMTVIRKIEGDIWALEEEVKEFLTQLAGKPPPIQVNEITCSIRIKGYFDNELKEWLLNKGF; encoded by the exons ATGGCGGCGACCGTAGCCCTAGCGGGGCTGAGGAGGCGGCCGGGCAGCGTGTGGGGCGCTGGGGCCCGGCGGCTGCTGCAG AATCCGTCCCGGGACAAAACTGAGACCCACCACCCCCATTATCCCGGGATTGTGGAATCCACTGAAGAATATAAATTTGTGGAGAGACTCATTCCACCCACCAGAATTCCTGCTCCCCCCAAACACGCCCAGTACCCCACCCCGTCTGGCTGGAGAGCGCCATCAG ATACTCCACCTGCCCTTCCTTACTTTGTGAGACGTTCCCGCATGCACAACGTTCCAGTCTATAAGGACATCACCAGTGGCAACAGGAGGATGACTGTCATCAGGAAAATCGAAGGAGATATCTGG GCCCTGGAAGAGGAAGTTAAGGAGTTCCTCACTCAGCTCGCTGGGAAACCACCACCTATTCAAGTCAACGAAATCACCTGCAGCATCCGTATCAAGGGCTATTTTGACAATGAACTGAAAGAGTGGTTGTTGAACAAGGGGTTTTAA
- the FAU gene encoding ubiquitin-like FUBI-ribosomal protein eS30 fusion protein has protein sequence MQLFIRAQNLHTLEVSGQETVAHIKAHIESLEGIAPEDQVVLLGGTPLEDESLIGQCGISEFTTLEVAARMLGGKVHGSLARAGKVRGQTPKVAKQEKKKKKTGRAKRRMQYNRRFVNIVPGFGKKKGPNANS, from the exons ATGCAGCTGTTCATCCGTGCTCAGAACCTGCACACCCTTGAGGTGTCTGGACAGGAAACAGTAGCTCACATTAAG GCTCACATTGAGTCCCTGGAGGGCATCGCACCTGAGGATCAGGTGGTTCTCTTGGGTGGAACTCCCTTGGAGGATGAATCTCTCATTGGGCAATGTGGCATCAGCGAGTTTACCACCCTGGAGGTGGCTGCTCGCATGCTGGGTG GTAAGGTCCATGGCTCCCTGGCTCGTGCTGGGAAGGTGAGAGGCCAGACTCCCAAG GTTGCCaagcaagagaagaagaagaagaagactgGCCGTGCCAAGAGACGCATGCAGTACAACCGGCGTTTTGTCAATATTGTGCCAGGCTTCGGCAAGAAGAAGGGCCCCAATGCTAACTCCTAA
- the ZNHIT2 gene encoding zinc finger HIT domain-containing protein 2 has protein sequence MPEPWRKCPSAAKMEAAEPCGLCLRERAPYTCPRCNTRFCSVPCYRGHGACAEAFHRRQLLLRLQGQRGDPASRTRLKEALLRLRELRELGDAESQLGHDPEDQDDGLWERLSAAEKAAFQRLLSSGEIGAFLPPWRPWWWGWGRGLVQELGDAEGAQPPAAQKPEKKTPGSAPIHQPLVPQGASPPMGTQQPQESSSMAPTPQPEEMPSPVPAVPASVPPLSSLTCSPASRLVCFQLPNVLYAYVFALTLYNGDLSEDELLPEFSDMVLDVAGALGAKQVFHSTAEALQASLQAVTASRYPECPLGNAGAMMAVAQILMGENQAMQKGYSLAALSHLARLLGKAKKLVPTEERLRVYGAKKKCEFLLSWVNENQESLTVLALEVQREYKTHLEAVKEVDIVTKELQKMWGGKLPPAKKPLIEELD, from the coding sequence ATGCCCGAGCCGTGGCGGAAATGTCCGAGCGCTGCCAAGATGGAGGCGGCCGAGCCCTGCGGCCTGTGCCTGCGGGAGCGGGCCCCCTACACGTGCCCCCGCTGTAACACGCGTTTCTGTTCGGTGCCCTGTTACCGGGGCCACGGGGCCTGCGCCGAGGCTTTCCACCGCCGGCAGCTGCTGCTCCGGCTCCAGGGCCAGCGGGGGGACCCGGCCTCCCGAACCCGCCTGAAAGAAGCCCTGCTCCGGCTGCGGGAGCTACGCGAGCTCGGGGATGCGGAGTCCCAGTTAGGCCACGACCCTGAGGACCAGGACGACGGTCTGTGGGAGCGGCTCAGTGCGGCCGAAAAGGCCGCCTTTCAGCGCCTGCTGAGCAGCGGGGAGATTGGAGCCTTTCTGCCCCCGTGGAGGCCCTggtggtggggatggggccgggggctggtccaggagctgggggatgctgagggtgcccaaccccctgctgcccAGAAGCCAGAGAAGAAGACCCCAGGCTCGGCACCCATCCACCAGCCACTGGTACCCCAAGGTGCTTCCCCCCCCATGGGCACCCAGCAGCCACAGGAGAGCTCAAGTATGgcacccaccccgcagcctgaAGAAATGCCAAGCCCAGTTCCTGCTGTACCTGCATCCGTTCCACCACTGAGCTCCCTGACCTGCAGCCCAGCCTCACGCCTGGTGTGTTTCCAGCTGCCTAATGTCCTTTATGCCTACGTCTTCGCCCTCACCCTCTACAATGGGGACTTGAGTGAAGATGAGCTGCTGCCTGAGTTCTCTGACATGGTCCTGGATGTCGCCGGGGCATTGGGTGCCAAGCAGGTCTTCCACTCCACAGCAGAGGCGCTGCAGGCTTCCCTCCAGGCAGTGACAGCCAGCCGGTACCCTGAGTGCCCCCTGGGGAATGCAGGTGCTATGATGGCAGTGGCCCAGATCCTGATGGGGGAGAATCAAGCCATGCAGAAAGGCTACAGCCTGGCAGCCCTCTCCCATCTTGCCAGGCTGCTGGGCAAGGCCAAGAAACTGGTGCCAACAGAGGAGCGGCTCAGGGTGTATGGCGCCAAGAAGAAGTGTGAATTTCTGCTCTCCTGGGTCAATGAGAACCAGGAATCTTTGACTGTCCTGGCCCTAGAGGTGCAAAGGGAATATAAAACCCATTTGGAGGCAGTCAAAGAAGTGGATATAGTTACCAAAGAACTGCAGAAGATGTGGGGTGGGAAACTGCCCCCTGCAAAAAAGCCATTGATCGAGGAGTTGGACTGA
- the MRPL49 gene encoding large ribosomal subunit protein mL49 isoform X1, with the protein MAATVALAGLRRRPGSVWGAGARRLLQVTPQQNPSRDKTETHHPHYPGIVESTEEYKFVERLIPPTRIPAPPKHAQYPTPSGWRAPSDTPPALPYFVRRSRMHNVPVYKDITSGNRRMTVIRKIEGDIWALEEEVKEFLTQLAGKPPPIQVNEITCSIRIKGYFDNELKEWLLNKGF; encoded by the exons ATGGCGGCGACCGTAGCCCTAGCGGGGCTGAGGAGGCGGCCGGGCAGCGTGTGGGGCGCTGGGGCCCGGCGGCTGCTGCAGGTGACTCCCCAGCAG AATCCGTCCCGGGACAAAACTGAGACCCACCACCCCCATTATCCCGGGATTGTGGAATCCACTGAAGAATATAAATTTGTGGAGAGACTCATTCCACCCACCAGAATTCCTGCTCCCCCCAAACACGCCCAGTACCCCACCCCGTCTGGCTGGAGAGCGCCATCAG ATACTCCACCTGCCCTTCCTTACTTTGTGAGACGTTCCCGCATGCACAACGTTCCAGTCTATAAGGACATCACCAGTGGCAACAGGAGGATGACTGTCATCAGGAAAATCGAAGGAGATATCTGG GCCCTGGAAGAGGAAGTTAAGGAGTTCCTCACTCAGCTCGCTGGGAAACCACCACCTATTCAAGTCAACGAAATCACCTGCAGCATCCGTATCAAGGGCTATTTTGACAATGAACTGAAAGAGTGGTTGTTGAACAAGGGGTTTTAA